Below is a genomic region from Catenuloplanes atrovinosus.
TAGGTGGTGACCGGGGGTTTGCCTGTGATGCTACCCCGCTGAAGGGGGCCGTGATTCCCATGGGACGGCAGTATGGACGCGTGCAACACACATCTCCGGATCCCGTGGACCTGCTGAAAATCGCCGTCGACATCGCCCGCCGCGCCGCGGACACCGCGAGCCGGATGCGCGCCGAGGCGGTCAGCGCCGACATCGGCACCAAGAGCACCGACACCGACGTGGTGACCGCCGCCGACCGCGCCGTGGAGCGCCAGGTCGCCGAGGAACTGCGCGCGCTGCGGCCCGGCGACGCGCTGCTCGGTGAGGAGTACGGCTCCACCGAGGCCGCCGGCGACGCCGCGGTCCGCTGGATCGTCGACCCCATCGACGGCACCGTGAACTACCTGTACGGCCTGCCGCAGTACGCCGTGTCGCTCGCCGCCGAGGTGAACGGCGTGGTGGTGGCCGGCGTGGTGCGCAACGCGGCCACCGGCGACGAGTGGACCGCGACGCTGGGCGGCGGCGCGTTCCACGACGGGCGACCGGTCCGGGGCTCCCGGCAGACCGTGCTGGGCCAGGCACTGATCGGCACCGGGTTCGGATACGACGCGGCGCGGCGCGTGCACCAGGCCGCCGTGCTGTCCGGGCTGCTGCCGCACGTGCGCGACATCCGGCGGTGGGGCGCGGCGTCGCTGGACCTGTGCTTCGCGGCCGAAGGGCTGATCGACGCGTACTACGAGAAGGGCCTCAACCCGTGGGACCACGCGGCCGGCGGCCTGGTGGCGCGCGAGGCGGGGTTGACCGTGGCCGGGCTGGCGGGCGCCGAGCCCGGGCTGCCGATGGTGATCGCGGCGCCGCCCGCGCTGTTCGGCCCGCTGCACGACCGGCTGGTCGCGCTGGACGCCTCCGGCGGGGCCTGACGGCATCCGGCCGCCGCCCTCGCCGGAGGGCGGCGGCCGGCGCTCACGCCGCGCAGGCGCCGGGCGGCACGTCGGCCTGGCCCAGCTCGACCAGCGACTGGTTGACCTCGGTGGTGGTGGCGAGCTGCTCGAAGCCGGTGCCGATCACCACGTCCACCACGTCGCTCTCGCGCGTCTCGTCGTACTCGGTCCGCGCGTTGTCCAGGAAGTACGCCCGGAGCAGGTGGGCGGCGCCGACCGTCTTCGGGCCGTACCGCAGGGTGGCCACGTCGTCGCTGGTCTGCTCGCTGTTCTCCGGCTTCTCCACCTGGAACTTGCGGTTGGTGAAGTCGGTGGAGACGCGGGCGCCGAGACCGTTCTCGCCGGTAGCGTTGAAGACCTTCAGCTTCACGTCCTTCGGCTCGGGCAGTGCGACGTTGGCCCGCACATAACCGGCCGGGCACTCCTCGCTCGCGGTGGCCTCGGTCTGCGTGTCCCGCACGA
It encodes:
- a CDS encoding inositol monophosphatase family protein gives rise to the protein MGRQYGRVQHTSPDPVDLLKIAVDIARRAADTASRMRAEAVSADIGTKSTDTDVVTAADRAVERQVAEELRALRPGDALLGEEYGSTEAAGDAAVRWIVDPIDGTVNYLYGLPQYAVSLAAEVNGVVVAGVVRNAATGDEWTATLGGGAFHDGRPVRGSRQTVLGQALIGTGFGYDAARRVHQAAVLSGLLPHVRDIRRWGAASLDLCFAAEGLIDAYYEKGLNPWDHAAGGLVAREAGLTVAGLAGAEPGLPMVIAAPPALFGPLHDRLVALDASGGA
- a CDS encoding LytR C-terminal domain-containing protein; this encodes MRALIVLSVLTVAAVVFVAVALVRDTQTEATASEECPAGYVRANVALPEPKDVKLKVFNATGENGLGARVSTDFTNRKFQVEKPENSEQTSDDVATLRYGPKTVGAAHLLRAYFLDNARTEYDETRESDVVDVVIGTGFEQLATTTEVNQSLVELGQADVPPGACAA